In Amycolatopsis coloradensis, one genomic interval encodes:
- a CDS encoding neutral/alkaline ceramidase codes for MTVSRRRVLAGAAALPIAASMLGAQQAQAASAKGFRVGVGLSDVTGPAAENGMMGYSMPQQQTAGIHLRTRARAFVVDDGAKRIAFVTADLGALFQSVHQGVLRKLQAAYGDLYTEQNVLLNATHTHSACGGDSHYAAYDLAILGFQQQVYDAHVDGIFEAIGRAHANLAPGSIRLGRAELTKASVNRSRKAFDLNPQADKDHFPQAIDPAVTVLRFSQNGVDVGAISWFATHGTSMSNGNHLISGDNKGYAAYEWEHDHAGVRYLDGNPRFVAAFPQTNTGDMSPNLNLEPGTPETEFENTRTIGDLQFRAAKSAFDAAAEAVTGGVDHRMCYVDMSDVAVDAKYTPNGRPQRTCTAAIGVSMLAGSREDGPGLPLPEGVKNPFIDWLGGIDAPIPQALADAHAPKVIAVPFGAMKPYPWTPEVLPLQLVRIGQLHLVAVPAELTIVAGLRLRRTVAAELGVPLENVLIQGYANAYSQYVTTPEEYDSQQYEGASTLYGRYTLPAYQQEFAKLAAAMKTGTSVAHGPTPRDLRGKLINFQPGVVFDSPPAFKSFGDVLTDAKSTYARGEQVVVEFVTGHPKNDLRRGGTFLEIQRLVDGSWVRHADDGDWDTKYHWARTFVAESKAVVHWKIPANAPIGKYRVVHFGNWKNGWNGAISAFSGTSRTFVVS; via the coding sequence ATGACGGTGAGCCGGAGGCGGGTTCTCGCGGGTGCGGCGGCGTTGCCCATCGCGGCGAGCATGCTCGGCGCCCAGCAGGCGCAAGCGGCGTCGGCGAAGGGTTTCCGTGTCGGCGTCGGCCTTTCCGACGTCACCGGACCGGCCGCCGAGAACGGCATGATGGGCTACTCGATGCCGCAGCAGCAGACCGCCGGTATCCACCTCCGCACCCGGGCGCGCGCCTTCGTGGTCGATGACGGCGCCAAGCGGATCGCCTTCGTCACCGCCGACCTCGGCGCGCTGTTCCAGTCCGTCCACCAGGGCGTGCTGCGCAAACTCCAGGCCGCGTACGGCGACCTGTACACCGAGCAGAACGTCCTCCTCAACGCCACGCACACCCACTCCGCGTGCGGCGGGGATTCCCATTACGCCGCCTACGATCTGGCGATCCTGGGCTTCCAGCAGCAGGTGTACGACGCGCACGTCGACGGGATCTTCGAGGCGATCGGCCGGGCGCACGCGAACCTCGCGCCCGGGTCGATCCGGCTCGGCCGGGCCGAGCTCACCAAGGCCAGCGTCAACCGCTCGCGCAAGGCCTTCGACCTGAACCCGCAGGCGGACAAGGACCATTTCCCGCAGGCGATCGACCCGGCCGTCACGGTCCTGCGCTTCAGCCAGAACGGCGTCGACGTCGGCGCGATCAGCTGGTTCGCCACGCACGGGACGTCGATGAGCAACGGCAACCACCTGATCAGCGGCGACAACAAGGGGTACGCCGCCTACGAATGGGAACACGACCACGCCGGCGTGCGGTACCTCGACGGGAACCCGCGGTTCGTCGCCGCCTTCCCGCAGACCAACACCGGTGACATGAGCCCGAACCTGAACCTCGAACCCGGCACCCCCGAAACCGAGTTCGAGAACACCCGCACCATCGGCGACCTCCAGTTCCGCGCGGCGAAGAGCGCCTTCGACGCCGCGGCCGAGGCCGTGACGGGCGGCGTCGACCACCGGATGTGCTACGTGGACATGTCCGACGTGGCCGTCGACGCGAAGTACACCCCGAACGGGCGGCCGCAGCGCACCTGTACGGCCGCGATCGGGGTGTCGATGCTGGCGGGCAGTCGCGAGGACGGCCCCGGCCTGCCGCTCCCGGAAGGGGTCAAGAACCCGTTCATCGACTGGCTCGGCGGGATCGACGCGCCGATCCCGCAGGCACTGGCCGACGCGCACGCGCCGAAGGTGATCGCGGTGCCGTTCGGCGCGATGAAGCCGTATCCGTGGACGCCGGAGGTCCTGCCGCTGCAACTCGTCCGGATCGGGCAGCTGCACCTCGTGGCGGTACCGGCCGAGCTGACCATCGTCGCCGGGCTGCGCCTGCGCCGGACCGTCGCCGCCGAACTCGGTGTCCCGCTGGAGAACGTGCTCATCCAGGGCTACGCCAACGCCTACAGCCAGTACGTCACCACGCCCGAGGAGTACGACTCGCAGCAGTACGAAGGCGCGTCGACCCTCTACGGCCGTTACACGCTTCCCGCGTACCAGCAGGAATTCGCGAAACTCGCGGCGGCGATGAAGACGGGGACATCGGTCGCGCACGGCCCGACGCCGCGGGATCTGCGCGGCAAGCTGATCAACTTCCAGCCCGGCGTCGTCTTCGACAGCCCGCCCGCGTTCAAGAGCTTCGGTGACGTCCTGACCGACGCGAAGAGCACCTACGCGCGCGGCGAACAGGTCGTCGTCGAGTTCGTCACCGGGCATCCGAAGAACGACCTCCGGCGCGGCGGCACGTTCCTGGAGATCCAGCGGCTGGTCGACGGCAGCTGGGTCCGACACGCCGACGACGGCGACTGGGACACGAAGTACCACTGGGCGCGGACGTTCGTCGCCGAATCGAAAGCCGTCGTCCACTGGAAGATCCCCGCGAACGCCCCGATCGGCAAATATCGCGTGGTCCACTTCGGCAATTGGAAGAACGGCTGGAACGGGGCGATCTCCGCGTTCAGCGGGACTTCGCGGACGTTCGTCGTCTCCTGA
- a CDS encoding MFS transporter — MAALPARTRYRYSLGSFVTGPFGTVPGLLLLKYLTDTMGVAAGVAGAIVFIPKAWDVLFNPIAGRLSDADMVRTGSRRRFLLFGGIGVSILFAALFAHPGFGGPVPDAIYVVVVFLLCATAYAFFQVPFNALPAELTDNAEERTKLTSIRIGFLAVAILICGGGAPAITELVGGVTGYRVMGVFIAVIILLATLGVYFGLKDAPVGALRPNTVSPRELLRTLAQWRPFRWLLGVYFVQALGIGTVLAAIPFFAERILGSSGYSTVLFVGFVGPALLTMPLWPKLGASVGKLVGFRLATAAFGVGLFGLLGAKVFPFPVTMVFVAFCGVGYAGISVFPLAILPDLISDEEERTGETRAGVAAGVWTASETLGLALGPGIWGLVLQFGGYQSSLDAKVAQPDSALTAILLGASILPAVLIVLGIPLLRRSVLERRA; from the coding sequence ATGGCAGCCCTGCCAGCACGGACGAGGTACCGCTACTCGCTCGGCTCGTTCGTCACCGGCCCCTTCGGCACGGTTCCCGGCCTGCTCCTTCTGAAGTACCTCACCGACACGATGGGCGTCGCCGCGGGCGTGGCCGGCGCGATCGTGTTCATTCCCAAGGCGTGGGACGTGCTCTTCAACCCGATCGCGGGAAGGCTGTCGGACGCGGACATGGTCCGCACCGGCAGCCGCCGCCGGTTCCTGCTCTTCGGCGGTATCGGCGTGTCGATCCTCTTCGCAGCCCTGTTCGCCCACCCCGGCTTCGGCGGCCCCGTGCCCGACGCGATCTACGTCGTCGTCGTGTTCCTGTTGTGCGCCACCGCGTACGCGTTCTTCCAGGTGCCGTTCAACGCGTTGCCCGCCGAACTGACCGACAACGCCGAGGAACGCACGAAGCTGACCAGCATCCGGATCGGCTTCCTCGCGGTCGCCATCCTGATCTGCGGCGGCGGGGCCCCGGCGATCACCGAACTCGTCGGCGGCGTCACCGGTTACCGCGTCATGGGCGTGTTCATCGCCGTGATCATCCTGCTGGCGACCCTCGGCGTGTACTTCGGGCTGAAGGACGCGCCGGTCGGCGCACTGCGGCCGAACACGGTGAGCCCGCGTGAACTGCTCCGGACGCTCGCGCAGTGGCGGCCGTTCCGCTGGCTGCTCGGGGTCTACTTCGTCCAGGCGCTCGGAATCGGCACGGTGCTGGCCGCGATCCCGTTCTTCGCCGAACGGATCCTCGGCAGCTCCGGCTACTCCACGGTCCTGTTCGTCGGTTTTGTCGGCCCGGCGCTGCTGACCATGCCGCTGTGGCCCAAACTCGGGGCGAGTGTCGGGAAACTGGTCGGGTTCCGGCTCGCCACCGCCGCGTTCGGCGTCGGTCTGTTCGGGCTTCTCGGCGCGAAGGTGTTCCCGTTCCCTGTCACGATGGTGTTCGTCGCTTTCTGCGGCGTCGGCTACGCGGGGATCTCGGTATTCCCGCTGGCGATCCTGCCGGACCTGATCAGCGACGAAGAGGAGCGGACCGGGGAGACCAGGGCCGGGGTGGCGGCCGGGGTCTGGACCGCGTCCGAAACGCTGGGACTCGCGCTCGGCCCGGGGATCTGGGGACTGGTGCTGCAGTTCGGCGGCTACCAGTCCAGCCTCGACGCCAAGGTCGCGCAGCCGGACAGCGCGCTCACGGCGATCCTGCTCGGCGCGTCGATCCTTCCGGCCGTGCTGATCGTGCTGGGCATCCCGCTGCTGCGCAGGTCGGTGCTGGAGCGCCGCGCGTGA
- a CDS encoding sphingomyelin phosphodiesterase produces the protein MRKIAVLAIAAAMFAGTAVPARAAVSVKVMAFNIWQLPWIASPNTSDKQARARAAEDVIRANGADVVVLDEAFSAQAEELRNRLKDVWPHQTPLVGQYCSTSPGWTTVNGNCSNSPVVVNGGVTVLSKAPVTEQHQLVFRNSYSGTADYLSNKGAALARLVVNGKPVWIAGTHMQADEGPETLPKAHEIRMAQLGEIRDLVTKYAPAHEPVVIAGDLNIEYWAGQARKDSLGRTQVQQGEAFLGGILRTTGEGAYTFDAATNPNAAKSVPATYRDSLDYVGAVRAGGRPLAAVGPVQLVYYDGGTIPSDHYPVVAKIQY, from the coding sequence GTGCGGAAAATCGCCGTACTCGCCATCGCCGCCGCGATGTTCGCCGGAACCGCCGTGCCCGCCCGGGCGGCGGTCTCGGTGAAGGTCATGGCGTTCAACATCTGGCAGCTGCCCTGGATCGCCAGTCCGAACACTTCGGACAAACAGGCCAGGGCTCGCGCGGCGGAGGACGTCATCCGCGCGAACGGCGCCGACGTCGTCGTCCTGGACGAGGCTTTCAGCGCCCAGGCGGAGGAACTGCGGAACCGGCTGAAGGACGTCTGGCCGCACCAGACCCCGCTCGTCGGCCAGTACTGTTCCACGTCGCCCGGCTGGACCACGGTGAACGGGAACTGCTCGAATTCCCCCGTAGTGGTCAACGGCGGGGTCACCGTGCTCAGCAAGGCGCCGGTGACCGAGCAGCACCAGCTGGTCTTCCGCAATTCCTACTCGGGCACGGCGGACTACCTGTCAAACAAGGGGGCCGCGCTCGCCCGCCTGGTCGTCAACGGGAAGCCGGTGTGGATCGCGGGCACCCACATGCAGGCGGATGAGGGACCGGAGACGCTGCCGAAGGCGCACGAGATCCGGATGGCGCAGCTGGGCGAGATCCGTGACCTGGTCACGAAATACGCCCCCGCCCACGAGCCGGTCGTCATCGCGGGCGACCTGAACATCGAGTACTGGGCGGGACAGGCGCGCAAGGATTCCCTCGGCCGCACGCAGGTCCAGCAGGGCGAAGCCTTCCTTGGCGGCATCCTCCGCACGACGGGCGAAGGCGCGTACACCTTCGACGCGGCGACGAACCCGAACGCGGCGAAGTCCGTTCCGGCGACCTACCGCGACTCGCTGGACTACGTCGGAGCCGTACGCGCGGGCGGCCGTCCACTCGCCGCTGTCGGCCCGGTACAGCTCGTGTATTACGACGGTGGCACGATTCCCTCCGACCACTACCCGGTGGTGGCCAAGATCCAATACTGA